One stretch of Actinacidiphila sp. DG2A-62 DNA includes these proteins:
- a CDS encoding alpha/beta hydrolase family protein, producing MTATPSPSAGSVPADAAGPAAPAAVVSVKPVRIPAPGRGDDLLVRVSAPARGRDLPVVVFSHGFGSSLDGYGPLADFWAAHGFVVVQPTHLDSRTLGLTPDDPRTPRIWRIRVEDVTRVLDHLDLVEAAVPGLGGRVDRDRVAVAGHSFGGQTAGSLLGLRVLGAGNGPADGTGEDLTDPRVAAGVLLATAGTGGADLTPHAAENFPFINPDFSRMSAPALVVAGDRDDSPLSVRGPDWLTDAYTLSPGDKALLTVFGAEHSLGGIPGYEARETTDESPAKVALVQRLTWAWLRRALASDDSAWSAAVAELAADDEPLGRVEAK from the coding sequence ATGACCGCGACACCATCCCCCTCCGCCGGCTCCGTTCCCGCCGACGCCGCGGGTCCCGCCGCGCCCGCCGCCGTCGTCTCCGTGAAGCCCGTGCGCATACCCGCGCCGGGCCGCGGTGACGACCTGCTGGTGCGGGTGTCCGCCCCGGCGCGGGGGCGGGACCTGCCGGTCGTCGTCTTCTCGCACGGCTTCGGCTCGTCGCTGGACGGCTACGGACCGCTCGCCGACTTCTGGGCCGCGCACGGCTTCGTCGTGGTCCAGCCCACCCACCTGGACTCCAGGACGCTGGGCCTGACGCCCGACGACCCGCGCACGCCGCGGATCTGGCGCATCCGGGTCGAGGACGTCACACGCGTGCTGGACCACCTCGACCTGGTGGAAGCCGCGGTGCCCGGCCTCGGCGGCCGGGTGGACCGCGACCGCGTCGCCGTCGCCGGGCACTCCTTCGGCGGCCAGACCGCGGGCAGCCTGCTGGGCCTGCGCGTCCTCGGCGCCGGGAACGGGCCGGCGGACGGGACGGGCGAGGACCTGACCGACCCGCGGGTCGCCGCGGGCGTGCTGCTCGCCACCGCGGGGACCGGCGGCGCCGACCTGACGCCGCACGCCGCCGAGAACTTCCCCTTCATCAACCCGGACTTCTCCCGGATGTCCGCGCCCGCCCTCGTCGTCGCCGGCGACCGGGACGACTCCCCGCTGAGCGTGCGCGGACCGGACTGGCTGACCGACGCCTACACCCTGAGCCCGGGGGACAAGGCGCTGCTCACCGTCTTCGGCGCGGAGCACTCGCTCGGCGGCATCCCCGGCTACGAGGCCAGGGAGACCACCGACGAGAGCCCCGCGAAGGTCGCCCTGGTCCAGCGCCTCACCTGGGCCTGGCTGCGGCGCGCGCTCGCCTCGGACGACTCCGCGTGGAGCGCCGCCGTCGCCGAACTGGCGGCGGACGACGAGCCGCTGGGCCGCGTCGAGGCGAAGTGA
- a CDS encoding SDR family oxidoreductase has product MRVFVTGASGHIASAVIPELLSAGHTVVGLARSDRAAAAVSALGAEVRRGDLDDLDGLAAAADRSDGVIHLAFKHDEMRTGDLMGAVDADLRAIEAMGAAVKGSGKPFIGTGVTLGQVIAGFRGRLTEQDALPGGPRIDAENAVVAFAEQGVRSSVVRLPPTVHSLGRYSLLGGLIEIARARGVAGYVGDGLNGWPSADTRDVGRLYRLALEGAPAGSRLHAVAEEGVTLRDTAAAVGRRLGVPVASIAAEEAEEHFGFLAGFVGLDNPVSADHTRRTLGWTPTRPGLLADLASEGVA; this is encoded by the coding sequence ATGCGCGTGTTCGTCACCGGAGCGTCCGGGCACATCGCGTCCGCCGTCATCCCGGAACTGCTCTCCGCCGGCCACACCGTGGTCGGGCTGGCCCGCTCCGATCGCGCGGCGGCGGCGGTGTCGGCGCTCGGCGCGGAGGTGAGGCGCGGCGACCTGGACGATCTGGACGGCCTCGCCGCTGCCGCCGACCGGTCCGACGGCGTGATCCACCTCGCGTTCAAGCACGACGAGATGCGCACGGGCGACCTGATGGGCGCCGTCGACGCGGACCTGCGGGCGATCGAGGCGATGGGCGCCGCGGTCAAGGGCTCGGGCAAGCCCTTCATCGGCACCGGCGTGACGCTCGGCCAGGTCATCGCCGGCTTCCGGGGCCGGCTCACCGAGCAGGACGCGCTGCCCGGCGGCCCGCGGATCGACGCCGAGAACGCCGTCGTCGCCTTCGCCGAGCAGGGGGTGCGGTCCTCGGTGGTCCGGCTGCCCCCGACCGTCCACAGCCTCGGCCGCTACAGCCTGCTGGGCGGCCTGATCGAGATCGCCCGGGCGCGCGGCGTCGCCGGGTACGTCGGCGACGGGCTCAACGGCTGGCCGTCCGCCGACACCCGTGACGTCGGCCGGCTCTACCGGCTGGCGCTCGAAGGCGCGCCGGCGGGTTCGCGGCTGCACGCCGTCGCCGAGGAGGGGGTCACCCTGCGGGACACCGCCGCGGCCGTCGGCCGGCGCCTCGGCGTGCCCGTCGCGTCGATCGCCGCCGAGGAGGCGGAGGAGCACTTCGGCTTCCTCGCCGGCTTCGTCGGCCTGGACAACCCGGTCTCCGCCGACCACACCCGCCGCACCCTCGGCTGGACCCCGACCCGTCCGGGCCTGCTCGCCGACCTGGCGTCCGAGGGCGTCGCGTAG
- a CDS encoding TetR/AcrR family transcriptional regulator, which produces MSRWEPDGVGRLQAAAFELFAEQGYERTTVAEIAERAGLTKRTFFNHFADKREVLFGPASQAQREAVVAAIAACPPSLPPLDAVLRGLLATADFFQEHRESVIRRNGIVEANPELQERELNKQAALTDAVAQALRERGVDADTALLSARAGALVQQTAMRQWMRSESGRHLRDHMTDALAALRALTESRPSGQASSSA; this is translated from the coding sequence ATGTCCAGATGGGAACCCGACGGGGTCGGCCGCCTGCAGGCCGCGGCCTTCGAACTCTTCGCCGAGCAGGGATACGAGCGCACCACCGTCGCCGAGATCGCCGAGCGCGCGGGGCTGACCAAGCGGACCTTCTTCAACCACTTCGCCGACAAGCGCGAGGTGCTGTTCGGGCCCGCCTCACAGGCGCAGCGCGAGGCGGTCGTCGCGGCGATCGCCGCGTGTCCGCCGTCGCTGCCGCCGCTGGACGCCGTGCTGCGCGGCCTGCTGGCCACGGCCGACTTCTTCCAGGAGCACCGCGAGTCGGTGATCCGCCGCAACGGGATCGTCGAGGCCAACCCGGAACTGCAGGAACGCGAGCTGAACAAGCAGGCCGCGCTCACCGACGCGGTCGCCCAGGCGCTGCGCGAGCGCGGCGTCGACGCCGACACCGCGCTGCTGTCGGCCCGCGCCGGCGCGCTGGTGCAGCAGACGGCGATGCGGCAGTGGATGCGGTCCGAGTCCGGCCGCCATCTGCGCGACCACATGACGGACGCCCTGGCCGCGTTGCGCGCGCTCACCGAAAGCCGGCCCTCGGGCCAGGCGTCCTCCTCCGCCTGA
- a CDS encoding arabinofuranosidase catalytic domain-containing protein codes for MDEFSSIPHHFAGAPMRRSRRRPAVPATVPDAPPHRPTVPRSWKAVLSVLATFAAVVGVLVGVPAASQAAGSLPCDLYASGGTPCVAAHSTTRALFSSYNGPLYQVTRASDGARTDIGLLSAGGYADAGAQDTFCADTTCRITKVYDQTSHHSDLAISPAGTAGAADRGADAAEIAVTAGGHKVYGIWISPGVGYRYLGAAPGVAVNGQPEGVYMVASGTHVGSDCCFDYGNAESTPADTGNGHMDAVSIATTCYFSPCTGSGPWVEADMENGMFQGDNGSNTKNLGNNSTYVTAMLKNNGQDTYAIKGGNSQSGSLSTWWNGGLPTRGGYRPMHQEGGIILGTGGDNSNRNMGTFFEGVMVSGYPSDATENAVQANIVSVGYSGETNVPNGPQGTITGPGNQCVDVAADDTGTNSAAVQLWNCQTYAEDQHWQHNANGSLSTIGRCLDINGNGTANGTQVELWDCNGVGGQKWVQRSDGSLFNPQSGRCLDAPSGATANGTRLQIWDCNGSAAQKFAVNGGAPVAGPGGQCLDVAADDTGGNGAAVQLWNCQSWAVDQHWFHNSNGSLRTLGRCLDINGNGTANGTQVELWDCNGVGGQNWQQQADGSLLNPQSGRCLDAPSGATANGTRLQIWDCNGSAAQKFALG; via the coding sequence ATGGACGAGTTCAGCTCCATCCCCCACCACTTCGCAGGAGCACCCATGCGCAGAAGCAGAAGACGGCCTGCCGTCCCCGCCACGGTCCCGGACGCCCCACCGCACCGCCCGACCGTGCCGCGGTCCTGGAAGGCGGTGCTGTCGGTCCTCGCGACGTTCGCGGCCGTGGTCGGTGTGCTGGTCGGTGTGCCGGCGGCCTCGCAGGCGGCGGGCTCGCTGCCGTGCGATCTGTACGCCTCGGGCGGGACCCCGTGCGTGGCCGCGCACAGCACCACCCGCGCGCTGTTCTCCTCCTACAACGGACCGCTGTACCAGGTGACCCGCGCCTCGGACGGCGCGCGGACCGACATCGGACTGCTGTCGGCCGGCGGCTACGCCGACGCCGGCGCGCAGGACACGTTCTGCGCCGACACCACCTGCCGGATCACCAAGGTCTACGACCAGACCTCCCACCACAGCGACCTGGCGATCAGCCCGGCGGGCACCGCCGGCGCCGCCGACCGCGGCGCCGACGCCGCCGAGATCGCGGTGACCGCCGGCGGCCACAAGGTCTACGGCATCTGGATCTCACCGGGCGTCGGCTACCGCTACCTCGGCGCCGCCCCCGGCGTCGCCGTCAACGGCCAGCCCGAGGGCGTGTACATGGTCGCCAGCGGCACCCACGTCGGCTCCGACTGCTGCTTCGACTACGGCAACGCAGAGAGCACCCCCGCCGACACCGGCAACGGCCACATGGACGCCGTGTCCATCGCCACCACCTGCTACTTCTCCCCCTGCACCGGTTCCGGCCCGTGGGTCGAAGCCGACATGGAGAACGGCATGTTCCAGGGCGACAACGGCTCCAACACCAAGAACCTGGGCAACAACAGCACGTACGTCACCGCGATGCTGAAGAACAACGGGCAGGACACGTACGCCATTAAGGGCGGCAACTCTCAGTCCGGTTCACTGTCGACGTGGTGGAACGGCGGGCTGCCGACCCGCGGCGGCTACCGGCCCATGCACCAGGAGGGCGGCATCATCCTGGGCACCGGCGGCGACAACAGCAACCGCAACATGGGCACCTTCTTCGAAGGCGTCATGGTCTCGGGCTACCCGAGCGACGCCACCGAGAACGCCGTCCAGGCCAACATCGTCTCGGTCGGCTACAGCGGCGAGACCAACGTGCCCAACGGACCGCAGGGCACCATCACCGGCCCCGGCAACCAGTGCGTGGACGTCGCCGCCGACGACACCGGCACGAACAGTGCCGCGGTCCAGTTGTGGAACTGCCAGACGTACGCCGAGGACCAGCACTGGCAGCACAACGCCAACGGCTCGCTGAGCACCATCGGCCGCTGCCTGGACATCAACGGCAACGGCACCGCCAACGGCACCCAGGTCGAACTGTGGGACTGCAACGGCGTCGGCGGCCAGAAGTGGGTACAGCGCTCGGACGGTTCGCTGTTCAACCCGCAGTCCGGGCGCTGCCTCGACGCGCCCAGCGGCGCGACCGCCAACGGCACGCGCCTGCAGATCTGGGACTGCAACGGCAGCGCCGCGCAGAAGTTCGCCGTCAACGGCGGCGCCCCGGTCGCCGGTCCCGGCGGCCAGTGCCTGGACGTCGCGGCCGACGACACCGGTGGCAACGGCGCGGCGGTGCAGTTGTGGAACTGCCAGAGCTGGGCGGTGGACCAGCACTGGTTCCACAACTCCAACGGCTCGCTGCGCACGCTGGGCCGCTGCCTGGACATCAACGGCAACGGCACCGCCAACGGCACCCAGGTCGAGCTGTGGGACTGCAACGGCGTCGGCGGCCAGAACTGGCAGCAGCAGGCGGACGGTTCGCTCCTCAACCCGCAGTCCGGGCGCTGCCTGGACGCGCCCAGCGGCGCGACCGCCAACGGCACTCGCCTGCAGATCTGGGACTGCAACGGCAGCGCCGCGCAGAAGTTCGCACTGGGCTGA
- a CDS encoding CYTH and CHAD domain-containing protein: protein MTTVHDEREIAFEGTGIFDPRELRTLPHVARVRKAAPEELDAVHYDTADLRLARRGITLRRRRGGHDAGWHVKLPAGQAERTELQAPPQDDEPAAVPEELARQVAAYTRGAGLVPVAHLHTHRRRYLLLDRRDRCLAEVALDDVAAQTLDPGVPEAAPAGDGATSPLPVSTAEASSTPLASSPPGTAADAAGSRTRITQWSEIEVELAEGDARVLRGAARGLDAAGWRPTPFAHKVDRALADELAAARAAFGPEAEPFASPKKGSAGEAVLRRLTEQRDALLHADPGTRADEPDALHRMRSAARRLRNALRAHRRVLDRTRTDPVARELKWLIGELAAARDHEVLAERLPRQAARLCEQDVAPRPALAGLAQRVRAQEEAAHDAAWRSAVHVLDGPRYFALLDALDALVADPPLGPKARRPAAKELRKAAGRDRRRLAERLSKAEHAAPGTAREQALHGVRKAVRRYRHTAETALPYGGKRARRLAQAHEGAAAAARRAPGRRDRPHGAGRPRGRRAPRGRRHLRVRPAARRRAGAAAGGA from the coding sequence ATGACGACTGTTCACGACGAACGGGAAATCGCGTTCGAGGGAACGGGGATCTTCGATCCGCGCGAGCTGCGGACGCTGCCGCACGTGGCACGGGTGCGCAAGGCCGCCCCCGAGGAACTCGACGCCGTCCACTACGACACCGCCGACCTGCGGCTGGCCCGGCGCGGCATCACCCTGCGCCGCCGCCGCGGCGGCCACGACGCGGGCTGGCACGTCAAACTGCCCGCCGGACAGGCCGAGCGCACGGAGCTGCAGGCACCGCCGCAGGACGACGAACCCGCCGCGGTGCCCGAGGAGTTGGCACGGCAGGTCGCGGCGTACACCCGCGGCGCCGGGCTCGTCCCGGTCGCCCACCTGCACACCCACCGGCGGCGCTATCTGCTGCTCGACCGCCGCGACCGCTGCCTGGCCGAGGTCGCGCTCGACGACGTGGCCGCGCAGACACTGGACCCCGGCGTGCCCGAGGCCGCGCCGGCCGGCGACGGGGCGACGTCCCCGCTCCCTGTCTCGACGGCCGAGGCGTCCTCGACGCCCCTGGCGTCCTCGCCGCCCGGAACCGCGGCGGACGCGGCCGGAAGCCGCACCCGCATCACCCAGTGGTCCGAGATCGAGGTCGAGTTGGCCGAGGGCGACGCGCGCGTGCTGCGCGGCGCCGCCCGCGGCCTGGACGCGGCGGGCTGGCGTCCGACGCCCTTCGCGCACAAGGTCGACCGCGCCCTCGCCGACGAACTCGCCGCCGCCCGCGCGGCGTTCGGACCCGAGGCCGAGCCGTTCGCGTCGCCGAAGAAGGGCTCGGCCGGTGAGGCGGTGCTGCGCCGTCTCACCGAGCAGCGCGACGCGCTGCTGCACGCCGACCCCGGGACGCGCGCCGACGAGCCGGACGCGCTGCACCGGATGCGGTCCGCCGCACGTCGGCTGCGCAACGCGCTGCGCGCCCACCGCCGGGTGCTCGACCGCACCAGGACCGATCCGGTGGCGCGCGAACTGAAGTGGCTGATCGGCGAGTTGGCGGCGGCGCGGGACCACGAGGTGCTGGCCGAGCGGCTGCCGCGGCAGGCCGCGAGACTGTGCGAGCAGGACGTGGCGCCGCGTCCGGCGCTCGCCGGCCTGGCGCAGCGGGTGCGCGCGCAGGAGGAGGCCGCCCACGACGCCGCCTGGCGCTCGGCCGTCCACGTCCTGGACGGGCCGCGGTACTTCGCCCTCCTCGACGCACTGGACGCGCTGGTCGCCGATCCGCCGCTGGGGCCCAAGGCCCGGCGGCCCGCAGCGAAGGAACTGCGCAAGGCCGCCGGCCGGGACCGCCGGCGGCTGGCCGAGCGCCTGTCGAAGGCCGAGCACGCGGCGCCGGGCACGGCGCGCGAGCAGGCGCTGCACGGGGTCCGCAAGGCCGTCCGCCGCTACCGGCACACCGCGGAGACCGCGCTGCCCTACGGCGGGAAGCGGGCGCGCCGGCTGGCGCAAGCACACGAAGGCGCTGCAGCAGCTGCTCGGCGAGCACCAGGACGCCGTGATCGCCCGCACGGCGCTGGTCGGCCTCGCGGACGACGCGCACCGCGAGGGCGCCGCCACCTTCGGGTACGGCCTGCTGCACGCCGCCGAGCGGGAGCGGCAGCGGGCGGCGCGTGA
- a CDS encoding LPFR motif small protein produces the protein MFTAIADVLRAIGGAIATVVTLPFRALARLFGGASSSAHGHH, from the coding sequence ATGTTCACGGCCATAGCCGACGTCCTCAGAGCGATCGGCGGCGCGATCGCCACCGTCGTCACGCTGCCCTTCCGCGCCCTGGCGCGGCTGTTCGGCGGCGCGTCCTCCTCCGCCCACGGGCACCATTGA
- a CDS encoding glycoside hydrolase family 15 protein — MADHGGKGRGGTHPRTHTRAHLREEDGHDASYADLADRADRADRAERSVRADRADREHRAVRSPALEPGALTQPAALRDYALLADGERGALVGPAGEIVWMCAPRWDSSAVFSALIGGPGQYTVGPVGRFVTGGYYEEGGLVHRSRWITGDGVVECREALAYPGDPHRAVLLRRVTALDAPVRMRVLLAPAADFGGGAFDAPRRGPGGGWTARAGDLRLRWSGGDDAGAAAADGGPALTAEFTVRPGEDRELVLELSDRELPRDAPDPARLWHSTEQAWRQAVPPLDTVIAPRDARQAHAVMRGLTGTSGGMVAAATTSLPERAEEGRNYDYRYVWIRDQCYAGQAAAAAGALPLLDDAVRFVTARVLDDGPGLAPAYTVDGRGVPDQRRLDLPGYPGGFDRVGNRVNRQFQLDAFGEVLLLLSAAARLGRLDGDGRRAARVAAEAVRDRWTEPDAGVWELDPRNWAHSRLTCAAGLRAAARACAPVRLATGWDALADALTAACADDCTHPSGRWQRSPQDPGLDAALLLPPLRGALPADDPMTVATLRAYVEQLTEDHFAYRFRHDDRPLAQAEGAFVLCGFVVALAEHQQGRTASALRWFERNRAACGSAGLFAEEYDVAQRQLRGNLPQAFVHALMLECAARLAEPWPG; from the coding sequence ATGGCGGACCACGGCGGAAAGGGGCGGGGCGGCACGCACCCCCGTACGCACACCCGCGCACACCTGCGCGAGGAGGACGGGCACGACGCCTCGTACGCGGACCTCGCCGACCGGGCCGACCGGGCCGACCGGGCCGAGCGGTCCGTTCGGGCGGATCGGGCGGATCGGGAGCATCGGGCGGTGCGGAGTCCGGCGCTGGAGCCGGGAGCGCTCACCCAGCCCGCCGCCCTGCGCGACTACGCCCTGCTGGCCGACGGCGAGCGCGGCGCGCTCGTGGGGCCCGCCGGGGAGATCGTCTGGATGTGCGCGCCCCGCTGGGACAGCAGCGCGGTGTTCTCCGCGCTGATCGGCGGGCCCGGGCAGTACACGGTCGGTCCGGTCGGCCGCTTCGTCACCGGCGGCTACTACGAGGAGGGCGGCCTGGTCCACCGCAGCCGCTGGATCACGGGCGACGGCGTCGTGGAGTGCCGGGAGGCGCTGGCCTACCCGGGCGACCCGCACCGCGCGGTGCTGCTGCGCCGGGTGACCGCCCTGGACGCACCGGTGCGGATGCGCGTCCTGCTCGCCCCGGCCGCCGACTTCGGCGGTGGCGCGTTCGACGCGCCGCGCCGCGGGCCGGGCGGCGGGTGGACCGCACGTGCGGGAGACCTGCGGCTGCGCTGGAGCGGGGGCGACGACGCGGGCGCGGCCGCCGCGGACGGCGGGCCGGCCCTGACCGCGGAGTTCACCGTACGCCCCGGCGAGGACCGGGAGCTGGTGCTGGAGCTCTCCGACCGCGAGCTGCCCCGCGACGCGCCCGACCCGGCCCGGCTGTGGCACTCCACCGAACAGGCCTGGCGGCAGGCGGTGCCGCCGCTCGACACGGTGATCGCCCCGCGCGACGCGCGGCAGGCCCACGCCGTGATGCGCGGGCTGACCGGGACCTCCGGCGGCATGGTCGCCGCGGCCACCACCAGCCTGCCCGAGCGCGCCGAGGAGGGCCGCAACTACGACTACCGCTACGTGTGGATCAGGGACCAGTGCTACGCCGGCCAGGCGGCGGCAGCGGCCGGCGCGCTCCCGCTGCTGGACGACGCGGTGCGCTTCGTGACCGCGCGCGTGCTCGACGACGGCCCCGGGCTGGCCCCCGCGTACACCGTCGACGGGCGCGGCGTCCCCGACCAGCGGCGGCTGGACCTGCCGGGCTACCCCGGCGGCTTCGACCGCGTCGGCAACCGCGTCAACCGGCAGTTCCAGCTCGACGCCTTCGGCGAGGTCCTGCTGCTCCTGTCGGCCGCCGCCCGCCTCGGCCGGCTGGACGGCGACGGACGCAGGGCGGCGCGGGTCGCCGCGGAGGCGGTACGGGACCGGTGGACCGAGCCGGACGCCGGGGTGTGGGAGCTGGACCCGCGCAACTGGGCGCACAGCAGGCTGACGTGCGCGGCCGGTCTGCGCGCGGCGGCCAGGGCCTGCGCGCCGGTCCGACTGGCCACCGGCTGGGACGCGCTCGCGGACGCCCTCACCGCCGCCTGCGCCGACGACTGCACGCACCCGTCGGGCCGCTGGCAGCGTTCACCCCAGGACCCGGGGCTGGACGCCGCGCTGCTGCTGCCGCCGCTGCGCGGCGCACTGCCCGCCGACGACCCGATGACGGTCGCGACGCTGCGCGCCTACGTCGAGCAGCTGACCGAGGACCACTTCGCCTACCGCTTCCGCCACGACGACCGCCCGCTCGCCCAGGCCGAGGGCGCTTTCGTGCTGTGCGGCTTCGTGGTGGCCCTGGCCGAGCACCAGCAGGGCCGCACCGCGTCGGCACTGCGCTGGTTCGAGCGCAACCGGGCCGCCTGCGGGAGCGCCGGACTGTTCGCCGAGGAGTACGACGTGGCGCAGCGCCAGCTGCGCGGCAACCTGCCGCAGGCGTTCGTGCACGCGCTCATGCTGGAGTGCGCCGCGCGCCTGGCCGAGCCGTGGCCGGGCTGA
- a CDS encoding SDR family NAD(P)-dependent oxidoreductase — protein sequence MTSTATHRGSGAVRRRTPLAGESLDGLSAVVTGGSRGLGLLIAGELAAQGCAVTVAARDPAELDRAAEQIRDRGPGTVRTQVCDVREREDVQRLLDSTAEECGGVDVVVANAGIIQVAPVEALGAEEFDDTMRTIFGGALHTSLAALPHLRRSEAGGRLALIGSIGGLLAVPHLLPYSCGKFAVAALAEGLHAEEAARGVSVTAVHPGLMRTGSHLHAEFGGDEGREFAWFSALAGTPLVSMDAQRAASRIVGAVRRRRPRVVLTPAGKAAGLLHGIAPATTTRLSGLAARALPDAPPAAGTAPGGVVEGHDAARRPSAHPAGLAGRVRAWGSALNDKASARLNQHGPRPADGGAGEA from the coding sequence ATGACGAGCACAGCAACCCACCGGGGCAGCGGGGCGGTTCGGCGGCGTACGCCGTTGGCCGGAGAGTCCCTCGACGGCCTGTCCGCGGTGGTCACCGGAGGCTCCCGCGGCCTCGGCCTGCTCATCGCGGGCGAACTCGCCGCGCAGGGCTGCGCGGTGACCGTCGCCGCGCGCGACCCCGCCGAACTCGACCGCGCCGCCGAGCAGATCCGTGACCGCGGCCCCGGAACCGTCCGCACCCAGGTGTGCGACGTCCGCGAACGCGAGGACGTGCAGCGGCTGCTGGACTCCACGGCCGAGGAGTGCGGCGGGGTGGACGTGGTGGTGGCGAACGCCGGCATCATCCAGGTCGCGCCGGTCGAGGCGCTCGGCGCCGAGGAGTTCGACGACACCATGCGGACAATCTTCGGCGGCGCGCTGCACACCTCGCTGGCCGCGCTGCCCCACCTGCGTCGCAGCGAGGCCGGCGGACGTCTGGCGCTGATCGGCTCGATCGGCGGGCTGCTCGCCGTGCCGCACCTGCTGCCGTACTCCTGCGGCAAGTTCGCGGTCGCGGCGCTCGCGGAGGGCCTGCACGCGGAGGAGGCCGCGCGCGGGGTGTCGGTGACCGCCGTGCACCCCGGCCTCATGCGCACCGGCTCGCACCTGCACGCGGAGTTCGGCGGCGACGAGGGCCGGGAGTTCGCCTGGTTCTCGGCGCTGGCCGGCACGCCGCTGGTGTCGATGGACGCACAGCGCGCGGCGTCGCGCATCGTCGGCGCCGTACGGCGGCGGCGCCCGCGTGTCGTGCTGACCCCCGCGGGCAAGGCGGCCGGCCTGCTGCACGGCATCGCCCCGGCGACCACGACCCGCCTCTCCGGCCTCGCCGCCCGCGCCCTGCCCGATGCCCCGCCCGCCGCCGGCACGGCGCCCGGCGGCGTGGTCGAGGGCCACGACGCGGCCCGCCGCCCCTCGGCCCACCCGGCCGGCCTCGCCGGCCGCGTCCGCGCTTGGGGCAGCGCCCTGAACGACAAGGCATCGGCGCGCCTCAACCAGCACGGGCCGCGTCCCGCGGACGGCGGCGCGGGGGAGGCCTGA
- a CDS encoding zinc-dependent alcohol dehydrogenase — protein MRATVWHGKRDVRVEHVPDPAIQEDTDAVIRVTSSGLCGSDLHLYEVLTPFMTPGDILGHEPIGVVEETGSAVTNLKAGDRVVVPFQIACGSCWMCSRGLPTQCETTQVTEHGMGARLFGYTKLYGAVPGAQAEYLRVPQAQFGPIKVPEGPADDRFVYLSDVLPTAWQAVKYADVPRDGTLVVLGLGPIGAMSCRVARHLGAGQVIGVDLVPERLERARRDGATVLDLRDFESPEKLTEAVRDMTDGRGADSVVDAVGTEAHGSAVAKLAQTAAGLLPASWGEKLTATAGVDRLAAFDLAVRLVRRGGTLSISGVYGGAADPMPMLTLFDKQIQLRMGQANVRRWSDEILPLLTDDDPLGVDEFATHRMPLDSAPDAYAMFQKKEDGAIKVLFQP, from the coding sequence ATGCGCGCAACCGTCTGGCACGGCAAGCGGGACGTCAGGGTGGAACACGTGCCCGACCCCGCCATCCAGGAGGACACGGACGCGGTCATCCGCGTCACCTCCTCCGGACTGTGCGGATCCGACCTGCACCTCTATGAGGTGCTCACGCCCTTCATGACCCCGGGCGACATCCTGGGGCACGAGCCGATCGGCGTCGTCGAGGAGACCGGCTCCGCGGTGACGAACCTGAAGGCAGGGGACCGGGTCGTGGTCCCGTTCCAGATCGCCTGCGGCTCGTGCTGGATGTGCAGCCGCGGCCTGCCCACGCAGTGCGAGACCACCCAGGTCACCGAGCACGGCATGGGCGCCCGGCTGTTCGGCTACACCAAGCTGTACGGAGCGGTGCCCGGCGCCCAGGCGGAGTACCTGCGGGTGCCACAGGCCCAGTTCGGCCCGATCAAGGTGCCCGAGGGCCCGGCCGACGACCGCTTCGTCTACCTCTCCGACGTGCTGCCCACGGCGTGGCAGGCGGTGAAGTACGCCGACGTGCCGCGGGACGGCACGCTGGTCGTGCTCGGCCTCGGGCCGATCGGCGCGATGAGCTGCCGGGTCGCCCGCCACCTGGGCGCCGGACAGGTCATCGGCGTGGACCTGGTCCCCGAGCGGCTGGAGCGCGCCCGTCGGGACGGTGCGACCGTCCTGGACCTGCGCGACTTCGAGTCGCCGGAGAAGCTGACCGAGGCGGTCAGGGACATGACCGACGGGCGCGGCGCGGACAGCGTGGTCGACGCGGTCGGCACCGAGGCCCACGGCAGCGCGGTCGCCAAGCTCGCGCAGACCGCCGCCGGGCTGCTGCCCGCCTCGTGGGGCGAGAAGCTCACCGCCACCGCGGGCGTCGACCGGCTGGCCGCCTTCGACCTCGCGGTGCGCCTGGTGCGGCGCGGCGGCACCCTCTCGATCAGCGGCGTCTACGGCGGCGCCGCCGACCCGATGCCGATGCTGACCTTGTTCGACAAGCAGATCCAGCTGCGCATGGGCCAGGCCAACGTCCGCCGCTGGAGCGACGAGATCCTGCCGCTGCTCACCGACGACGACCCGCTCGGCGTCGACGAGTTCGCCACCCACCGGATGCCGCTGGACAGCGCGCCGGACGCGTACGCGATGTTCCAAAAGAAGGAGGACGGCGCGATCAAGGTGCTGTTCCAGCCCTGA